From the Verrucomicrobiota bacterium genome, the window GATCGCGGCAGGTCTGGAGGATGAGACCTACCCCGTCAAGGAACTCGTTTATGATCTGGCGAACCTCGACGCGGGATTTCGCTTTTGCGGCGAGGAGAACCGCTGGGGAGGGCGGCTGGCCATGTCGTGCCAGCGCATTTACGGTCAGCAAACGATTTCGGGTTACCTGGAAAATGGAATGCCGCCCAAGTACGGAGCGGGCGCGGAACAGGTCGTGGCGAGCGTTCACCAGAATCCGCAGAACAAGCAACGCTGGATCACGGACCTGGTCGGGCCGGGCGATATCGACCGCATCATTATCGAGTGGCGCAGCTTGATGCGGCGCATCGCGCACTCGCCGGAACTCGATTGGGCGCGTTGGACCGAACTGCAAGCACTGGCTCAGGAGATTCTCAACGAAACCGAATCGCCGACCCTGACCGATCTTCCCCCGCTGGAATACGATCAAACCCGTCGCGTGGATCACCGGTTGATTTTGAGAAGACATTAGGGGCACAACGGTCCAACGCGCCTTACAATCCCGTTGACGCTCTCGGAGCGTTCACGCCAATATCCCCGCCCACAGCTCGGCCTGCGTTCCCTTCAGGCGGGCTGAGAATCAACTTCATTTCGGGGATTTGGCTTTATGAAACTGGATGCTTTGTATTCGGAACTGACACTCAAGACGGACGCAAAACTGGCGCTGGTGGTCCTCGATGGGCTGGGCGACATCGCCACGCGTGAGCAAGGTTACATGACCCCGCTGGAGGCCGCCCGAACTCCCAACCTGGACGCCCTCACGCAGGATGGAGCCCAAGGCCGCATGATTCCAGTCGCGCCCGGGATTTCTCCCGGCAGCGGTCCGGGCCATCTCGGACTCTTCGGCTATGATCCGCTGGAATTTCAGGTCGGCCGCGGCGTGATCGAAGCCCTGGGCCTGGGGCTGGACCTCAAAGCCGGCGACGTGGCCGCGCGCGCCAATTTTTGCGCGCTCGACGCCAAAGGAACCGTCACGGATCGGCGGGCCGGGCGCATCGAAACCGAAGTTTGCGAAGATCTCTGCGCCCTGTTGGCCAAGAAAGTCAAAAAGCTCGGCGACACCGAGGTCATCATCAAGGCGGGCAAAGGCCATCGCTTCGTCGTCATCTTTCGCGGCAAAGGTCTCGAAGGCCCGCTCACGGACGCCGATCCTCATCGGGAAGGCAAGCCCGTTCCCAAAGCAGAAGCCATCGACAAGAAATCCGCCAAAGCCAAGAAGGCGGCGAAGTTAGTCGCGGATTTCTACAAAGCGGCGTTGCCCGTGATCGCCGCAAAGAAGCCCGCCAACGGTTTTCTGATGCGCGGGATCGCGCATCAGCCCGCCATCCCGAACTTCGCGGAACGCTACGGATTGAGAGCCGCCTGCCTCGCGGTCTACCCGATGTACAAAGGCCTCGCGCAACTGGTCGGAATGACCAAATTGGAAGGCGCGCAGACGATTCAAGCCCAATTCGAGCGCTACCTGGCGGAGTATGGGAAGTACGACTTCTTTTTCATTCACTACAAATACACCGACATGCACGGCGAAGACGGCAATTTCGAGGCGAAGAAGAAAGCGATCGAGGACTTCGACGCCGCGCTGCCCGTCCTCCTCCAGAAACGTCCGGACGTGCTGGCCATCACCGGCGATCATTCCACGCCTTGCGCGCTCAAGGGCCATTCCTGGCATCCACAGCCGGTCTTGCTGGTATCGCCTTACTCCGGATCTGACAAACTGGACCGTTTCTCCGACACGGGCGCGAATTTGGGTTCGCTCGGTTTATTCGAGGCGAAGTATCTCATGCGCCTCATGCAGGCGAACGCGAGGATGTTTGATAAATACGGGGCGTGACCTGAATTTCAAATCTCAAATTTCAAATTTGAAATTCGACCGATGAAGGCTGTGATCCTGGCGGCGGGCAAAGGCACGCGCATGCGCGAACTGACCAACGAATTGCCCAAGCCCATGTTGAAGATTCAGGGCCGGCCCATCCTTGAACATATTCTGGAGGGCCTCATTGCCAGCGGCATTCGCGAGTTTTGCGTTGTCACGGGCTTCCGCGCCGAGGCCATTGAAACGCATTTCGGCAATGGCTCGCGCTGGGGCGCCGCGATCCGTTACGCGCGCCAGACCGTCCAGGATGGAACCGGCAAAGCGCCGGAACTTGCCAAAGGCTTTGTCGGGTCGGACTCGTTCCTTCTCACTTATGGCGACATCCTGGTGAAGCCCGAAACTTACAAGCAAATGATCGAGCGTTTCAGCCAGGGGCAATTCTCGGGCCTGGTTACGGTCACGCGCGGCGAGGACGTCACCAAAGGAGGCATTAACCTGTTCGACGCCGAATTTTGCCTGCGCCGCATCATTGAAAAGCCCAGCGCGGAGCAGTTCGCAGACTTGCGACGCGACGGCTGGCTAAAGCCGGGTGATCCCATTTGGTATAACGCCGGGATTTACATTTTCCGCCCGGCGCTGTTTGAATTCACGGCGACGCTCCAAAAATCTCCGCGGGGCGAGTACGAATTGCCCGACGCCATCAACGCCCTGCTTGGGCAAGGACACAAGATCGCCGGGCTGGAAATCCAGGGGCGCTGGGTCGATGTGCGAGACCCGGAAGTTCTGGCGGCGCTGGATTCTATCCCACGGTCTGATCAGTAAATCGGTCAAATGAGTTAAACGGGTTAGATCGGAAATGCAGCGCGTAAGTGATGATGAAATCCGCCGACGAAACCGCATTTACTCATTTACTGCTTGGTCCGCGGGATGGACGACAAAGCTCGTAGCGCAGAGTTGCACTCTGCCGTATCGCAGAATTGTATTCTGCGGGGCGTCTCCCAGTCCGAGCACGCTGGGACTTGCCGGCGCCCTGCCGATTGGAAATCGGCGATACCGCAGATTGAAAATCTACGCTACGGTTCTCCGGTCGATCTGTCGTCAATCCCACGGTCTGCACAGTAACCATTTAACTCATTTAACGATGTAACTCCCTCCGAAGCTGGCCAGTCACGGAGGTCATTTGCCGCCACAAATGCTCCAGGTTTTCCAGACAACCTTCGGCCGGCAGCCGTCCGGAATACGCCAGCCGCGTGTAGAATTGCCTGAGGATCGGCGCCCCCGATTCCAGTTCTGGAATTGCCCGGCTCAACACCGAGCCGAATTCGAGCGGTGTTTGCTCCGGACGCCGCGGCACGCCGCACTCGCGCGCGCACGCTTGAAGCGCCTCGAAACTGTAACAGATCAACTCGGCTGCCGACATTCGCTGAGCTTCGCCTGAAGCGAAAGGATCGGCGAACCCGCGGAACGGCCGCGCCTTAACGGGCCTTCGGCCTCCGGTCGCTTCCGCCGCATTCGCGCGGGCAGCCGGAGTTTTCAAACCCAGCAATCGGCGCAGGAAGGCAAAGAAGTCTTGAACCAAATCCCTGGCCGCTTTGATCAATCGAGAGCCGTTCCGGATCAGACTGCGGAGCACCCAGAAGGCGATCAACGCGTAGATGATCCAGCGCAGCAGTGTCGCCAGCCGGGAGGCGAACGGCGCGAAACCCGAAGAAGGCTCAGACGAAGAGCTTGATCCAGACCGGCTGACCTTCGGAAGAACCGACCCGCGATCAGTGTGTCCCTTGGCCTGAACGTCGCGTTCCTGGGGATCGCCTCCTTTTAAGAAATCCGCGCCACCGCCATCCGCCCCGGAATCCATGTCTCGCCGAAACCAAGAATACTCGGAAGCCGCCCCTTCCGGGGAGCCGAGCCTGCCCAGAACGGCAGTCAGAGAATATTTCGCTTCAGGACGGGGCAGCAACAAACAACCCAGAAGGATCGCGCCCGCCAGGACTGCGCCGTAACCGACCCAGGCGCGAGCGAGTTCCGGCGCCATCCGAAGCCGGCGCTGCCGGAGATAGCGCCGCAAGCCCAAAAAGCTCGTCGTTAAAAGCAATCCGAGCGCTGCCGCTATGTAAATCCACAATAAGACAAACCCGGCGCGCCGCTTGGCCGGATTATCTTGAGGGAGGAAAAGTTGTCCGGCGCCAAACAGCGGCAGAGCGATCAACGAGAAATAGACCACCCAGAGTCCCGGCGCATGAGGCTGCCCGGCGCGTTCCGAACGATTCTTGAACAACTGCCTCCAGAAAGGGATCGCCGGGACGGAAGTGCCTTGCGCGCTCCTTTTCTCCTGAGTTGCGCCGGATTCGTCATCAAGCTTTGCCACCTGGAGCAAGCCTTCGCCCGAAGCATCTTCCTCTTCGTCGATCAGCGTCCAGTCCCAGGTCAGTTTGCTGGCGCACCACCAGACGAGGCCGAGAAAACACCAGACCGGCAAGAGGAAGTTCACGAAACGCGAAGTCATCAGCCCCGTCGCTAGAGCCAGCCCGAATCCGTAAATCCCGGCGTGGGTCGAGCCTTGCTCGATGGAAATGCGCGAGATCAGGACGGACGCAAGCACGAACCAGAAAATCGTCCAGCGCAACCGTCCCAGGTATTCACCTGCGTAGCTGATCTCCAGGAGGAAGAACATCAGACTTCCGATCAACGCCATGATCAGCACGGGGCTGATGGCGATGCCGACGTAATCGGCGAAGGTTTTGTCGGGTTGGCGTGAGATCATTCGTTTCTCTTCAAAATGACGAATGCCCCATCACCAGTAACGAAAGAATGCGGAAGCCACAAGAACTGAACACCGCGGTTGGTTCCCAAGCGTTGCCTTGAGCATTCGGGATTTAGAAATTCTCTCGGCATTGGTCATTAGTCATTCGCCATTGTCGTCTGTGTTCACCGAACCAGCCGTTCGGCGCACAACGCAGAGAGCGCCGCCTCACTCTCCACGCGCCTTAAGTCGATTCCGCTCGCCAGCAACCAGCCGGCCCAATCCGGGCGGCTGGCCCAATCCGGCGTTCCCGGTTCATCAAAGACAACCAACACGACGGTCACGGCGTAACCTCGCCGCCGCAGATTGACCAGCGCGACCGCCGTTTCGGGCAGGACGGCCGTCAGCACGGCCACGACGGTGGCATTGCGGGGCAATCGGCTGGCCGCTTCGACGGCCAGCTCGTGAAATTCCAGCCCGTCTGTCAGTTCCAAACGCGCGAGTGTTTCCAGAATCCGCGTCAATTGATCGGAAGTGCGGCGAGTCTCGATGATGATGGGCCGCAGACGGTCGCTTTGTTCGCGCATGCCGATGTTGGCCCGGGCGACCGCGCGCGTCCGGAACTCGGTGTTCCAGCCTTCTTCACGAATGCGGTCCGCGGCGTCGCGGCCATTGGTCACCAATCCGACGCGCTGGCCCATTTGATGAAGCGCGTTGGCGAGCGAAGCGGCCGGCGTGATTGGCCAGTTCGCAACGCACCACGCTGAAACCACGGCGGAGTCCCAGCGGCCGCGGCACCGTCCGATAGGGTTTCACTGTCGGCGGATTCAGCACTTGTTCGAGCCCCAGCCGCAAAGCGGTGTTGATGACTTCCTTGAAGGGCTTGCCCAGTTTGGCGGCGCCTTTTTTCGCTTTGGCGGCGACGTCCGGGTCGAGCGTCAATGTGGTTCTCATGGAGGCATCATGATGCGATGTGCCAAGAGGTTGTTCAACGTGACCGACGAAACTCCTCGAACCAGTTCTCAATCACTGCCACACTCGGCTTTTGCCAGATTTGTCTCTCCGTCGCATCCTTTGCGATCTGGACCATGAGAAAGCGTTGCCCATCTCGGGCCACATCGAATTCGCGTCGCCCAATCGACTCGGGGATCTCAAAGAGATCGATCGGCTCACCGACCTCCGGAGGGGTTGAGTTTTTGATGGCAACGGACTTCAGGGTTCGCCCCTCGAGACTGAAATAGAACAATTCTGAACCGTCTGGATGCCACTGCAACGGTCCCCTTCCTCCGCGTGGAACAACGGTTCTATTGGTGAAGCCTGGAAAGTGGACGAGGAAACGTCGCTTGGTCCGGTCTCGGTTGAAACGTACGCGAGCAGCTTGTCGTCCGGAGATAGCTTCGTGTCAGTGATCGACTGGAAATTCTGCGGGAATGCGGTCAGCCTTTTCTCGGACCCGGCCAACGAGATAAGCCGCCGGTTGTATCCTGGCCTCCAGGAATCTGAAATTAGCGCATAATTGCCGCTGCGGGACACGTCCTCGAGAAAACCTTCACAGAGTTCCTCGGTCTTTCCAGGTTCTCCGATCGATTGCATCAGGACCTTCGCGCCGTCCCGCGTCCAGCGTCGGAACAAAACCTTGGAGCCGCCAGGCAGCCAGAAGGTGTCGGGATTCGAGTTTTGGTCGCGCGTCAGCCAGATGGCCGTGTCGCGCGACGGATCAAAAATCCACGTCTCCTAGAGCCCGGAGTATCCTCGCGTCGAGGACGCGGCCACACGGGTTTCATCAAGTGAAAGCCGAGCCATGCCCAGACCTGGCTTGGGAGGACCTATCGTCCCGGTCACCCGCCCGTTACGATCCACCCAGACAAGCTGGCGCAAGGCGGGCTCGCTCAGATTGAGGACCAGCGTGCCGTCTCCAGCAACGCTTGGAGAGTGGCCTTGCGCGGAAATGAGAAACGGTTCACCCGCGCGCTCCAGTCGCTGATACGAGAAGGCAAACGCCCAAATTCCAGGGTTGTCGGACGGACGCGCAAAAATGATATGGCCTGTTGGCGAATATGCGGGTTTGGACAATCTCTCACCCGGCGAGGTCCAGAGGTTTTTGAGACCGTGTTGCGGTGTCCATGCTGCAAGGACGTCTCCTCCCTGGCTGCGGACGACGAACACGACACCTCCGCCCGGCAGCGGGCTTGGGTTCGCGATCCAAACCTGCGGCTCTTCGGAAACTGGCAGAGGCGCGGCATTGCCTCCCTTCGCGGACACTTCATACAGTCCCGTCTCCAGCCAGCCCGTGGCAAAAATGATCCGTCCATCGCCTAACCACACTCCTCCTCCACCGAGGGGAGAAGCGCGGGTTGGCGCTCGGCAGATCAGGTTCGGCTGGCCGCCGGAAATGGGCACCCGGAAAAGATTTTCCCCTTTGAAATACGCGATCTCCTCGCTCGTTGCAGACCAGAACAAACCCCGGAGGTCCTCATCTCGTCTGAGTAACTCCGGCGGTCCCATCCGCTCCAGGCGAAGGATCCACAGGCCTTCGTCGTTGACGTAAGCCAGCTTGTTGCCGTCCGGGGAGATGACCAGATATCTGACGACTGGGTCAGCGCTCTCCATTCTGTTTGGGGGCGGAAAGCGGAGTTCCAATTTCCGGACCGTCGGGTTCTGGCGCGTTTGAATACGCGAGGAATCGCGAAGGGAATTGAGCAGGAGGAACGCGAGCGCCACCGCAAGCAGCGCGGCGATGGCCCAGGGCAGTGCGCGCCGGATATTTGCTCCCGCTTGTGCGTCGAGCGCCTGTGCATTGAGCGGGGACACACGCGAAGTCACGCTCAGATTCTCCAGCGCAAACGCCAGGTCGCTCGCCGACTGAAAACGCCGGTCCGGCGACTTCTCCAGACACCGCTCAACGACTCGCTCCAATGCTGGTGAAGCATTCGCAAGGGCCACGATCGAGTCGGGAGGCTCCTCCTTCAAAATCGCGTTCATCGTCTCGACGGGCGTGTCCCGCCGAAATGCCCGCTGGCCGCTCAGCATCTCGTACAGAATCGCTCCAAACGCGAAAATGTCCGAGCGATGATCCGCCGCTTCGCCCCGCACTTGCTCGGGCGACATGTAGCTCGGCG encodes:
- a CDS encoding 2,3-bisphosphoglycerate-independent phosphoglycerate mutase, giving the protein MKLDALYSELTLKTDAKLALVVLDGLGDIATREQGYMTPLEAARTPNLDALTQDGAQGRMIPVAPGISPGSGPGHLGLFGYDPLEFQVGRGVIEALGLGLDLKAGDVAARANFCALDAKGTVTDRRAGRIETEVCEDLCALLAKKVKKLGDTEVIIKAGKGHRFVVIFRGKGLEGPLTDADPHREGKPVPKAEAIDKKSAKAKKAAKLVADFYKAALPVIAAKKPANGFLMRGIAHQPAIPNFAERYGLRAACLAVYPMYKGLAQLVGMTKLEGAQTIQAQFERYLAEYGKYDFFFIHYKYTDMHGEDGNFEAKKKAIEDFDAALPVLLQKRPDVLAITGDHSTPCALKGHSWHPQPVLLVSPYSGSDKLDRFSDTGANLGSLGLFEAKYLMRLMQANARMFDKYGA
- a CDS encoding nucleotidyltransferase family protein, with amino-acid sequence MKAVILAAGKGTRMRELTNELPKPMLKIQGRPILEHILEGLIASGIREFCVVTGFRAEAIETHFGNGSRWGAAIRYARQTVQDGTGKAPELAKGFVGSDSFLLTYGDILVKPETYKQMIERFSQGQFSGLVTVTRGEDVTKGGINLFDAEFCLRRIIEKPSAEQFADLRRDGWLKPGDPIWYNAGIYIFRPALFEFTATLQKSPRGEYELPDAINALLGQGHKIAGLEIQGRWVDVRDPEVLAALDSIPRSDQ
- a CDS encoding DUF4129 domain-containing protein, with amino-acid sequence MISRQPDKTFADYVGIAISPVLIMALIGSLMFFLLEISYAGEYLGRLRWTIFWFVLASVLISRISIEQGSTHAGIYGFGLALATGLMTSRFVNFLLPVWCFLGLVWWCASKLTWDWTLIDEEEDASGEGLLQVAKLDDESGATQEKRSAQGTSVPAIPFWRQLFKNRSERAGQPHAPGLWVVYFSLIALPLFGAGQLFLPQDNPAKRRAGFVLLWIYIAAALGLLLTTSFLGLRRYLRQRRLRMAPELARAWVGYGAVLAGAILLGCLLLPRPEAKYSLTAVLGRLGSPEGAASEYSWFRRDMDSGADGGGADFLKGGDPQERDVQAKGHTDRGSVLPKVSRSGSSSSSEPSSGFAPFASRLATLLRWIIYALIAFWVLRSLIRNGSRLIKAARDLVQDFFAFLRRLLGLKTPAARANAAEATGGRRPVKARPFRGFADPFASGEAQRMSAAELICYSFEALQACARECGVPRRPEQTPLEFGSVLSRAIPELESGAPILRQFYTRLAYSGRLPAEGCLENLEHLWRQMTSVTGQLRRELHR